In Thermodesulfobacteriota bacterium, one genomic interval encodes:
- a CDS encoding substrate-binding domain-containing protein: MKYIKRYIFLLFIAVLVGSMASCSKKAPVIDSSVEPVKVAVNSEFLPTANLLAEQFTANTQIAVELSSGQDPELFSQLQEGSEVDVYMASDLAHPNML; this comes from the coding sequence ATGAAATATATAAAAAGATATATATTCTTACTCTTTATTGCAGTGCTTGTAGGCTCAATGGCCTCTTGCTCTAAGAAGGCCCCAGTCATAGATTCTAGCGTTGAGCCGGTTAAAGTTGCCGTGAACTCTGAGTTCTTGCCAACAGCTAATCTTTTAGCCGAGCAGTTTACGGCTAACACACAGATAGCAGTTGAGCTTTCCTCTGGCCAAGACCCAGAGCTGTTTTCACAACTGCAAGAAGGCTCAGAGGTTGATGTTTATATGGCATCTGACCTAGCTCATCCAAACATGCT
- a CDS encoding metallophosphoesterase, which produces MRTLCVGDIHGNFRALVQVLERSNFDFKKDRLISLGDIYDGHSGVVNCIDVLMDVKHFIWVLGNHDEFVRRWFRGKWDGDPQWEARWLRKGGKATKKAYTKNGKLKKKLIKKHLEFLEKAVLYFIDEDNRLYVHAGIDWDYPVDKQPEEKNYYAGRDTWRVVAPKLKKAKKKFPYKNVFIGHTHTELDFPGGKPVKVANLWNLDQGAGWDGKLTIMDVNTFKYWQSD; this is translated from the coding sequence ATGAGAACACTTTGCGTAGGTGATATCCACGGTAATTTTAGGGCGTTGGTACAAGTGCTAGAGCGCTCTAACTTTGATTTCAAAAAAGACAGATTGATATCTCTTGGGGATATTTATGACGGCCATTCTGGGGTAGTCAATTGTATTGATGTACTTATGGATGTTAAGCATTTCATTTGGGTGCTCGGCAACCACGACGAGTTTGTGAGAAGGTGGTTCAGAGGTAAATGGGACGGCGATCCACAATGGGAGGCCAGGTGGCTTCGCAAGGGGGGGAAAGCTACAAAAAAGGCCTATACTAAAAATGGAAAACTTAAGAAAAAACTTATCAAAAAACATTTGGAATTCTTAGAGAAAGCTGTCCTATATTTTATTGACGAAGACAATAGGCTTTACGTTCATGCAGGGATTGACTGGGACTATCCAGTTGATAAACAACCTGAGGAAAAGAATTACTACGCTGGTAGAGATACATGGCGTGTGGTTGCACCAAAATTGAAAAAAGCCAAGAAAAAATTTCCTTATAAAAATGTTTTTATCGGCCACACCCACACTGAGCTTGATTTTCCAGGGGGTAAACCTGTTAAGGTTGCTAACCTTTGGAATTTGGATCAGGGCGCGGGATGGGATGGCAAGCTGACCATTATGGATGTAAATACCTTTAAGTATTGGCAGAGCGATTAG
- the fghA gene encoding S-formylglutathione hydrolase, which translates to MSKLNLLKQHLSFGGRVAFYSHQSESTKTPMNFSVYHPPQEYKVKVPVLFWLSGFACNEEDFITNAGAQMWASHHGIMLVCPDTSPRGTNLPSENDSWDFGSGAGFYVNAATPGWEVYYNMYDYVVKELPKIVDGNFNADMDRVGIFGHSMGGHGALVLGLRNPDLYKSISAFAPIGAPSLCPWGQKAFTGYLGEDRELWKEYDASELVKKVRRNDIVLVDQGTDDEFLKDQLMLDYLIESCVEKKFPLKVRMQRDYDHSYYFIASFIKDHIEFHAENFEKI; encoded by the coding sequence ATGAGCAAGCTTAATTTATTAAAACAACATCTGTCTTTTGGTGGGAGGGTAGCATTTTATTCCCATCAGTCTGAGTCTACAAAGACGCCTATGAATTTCTCCGTATATCATCCGCCGCAAGAGTATAAAGTTAAAGTCCCTGTGTTATTTTGGCTCTCTGGTTTCGCATGCAATGAGGAGGATTTTATTACAAACGCGGGTGCACAAATGTGGGCGTCCCACCATGGAATAATGCTCGTTTGTCCGGACACCAGCCCAAGGGGCACTAATCTTCCAAGTGAAAATGACAGCTGGGATTTTGGCTCCGGCGCAGGGTTTTATGTAAATGCTGCAACCCCGGGCTGGGAAGTTTACTACAATATGTATGATTACGTTGTCAAAGAACTCCCTAAGATTGTAGATGGGAACTTTAATGCAGATATGGACCGAGTTGGCATATTCGGACATTCGATGGGAGGTCATGGAGCGTTAGTGCTTGGGTTAAGAAATCCCGATCTTTACAAATCGATCTCTGCGTTTGCACCAATTGGGGCACCATCACTTTGTCCTTGGGGACAAAAGGCGTTCACCGGATATCTGGGTGAGGATAGGGAGCTTTGGAAAGAGTATGATGCTTCAGAGCTAGTTAAGAAAGTCAGACGAAATGATATTGTGCTTGTAGATCAAGGCACCGATGATGAGTTCTTAAAAGATCAGCTCATGCTTGATTATCTAATTGAGTCATGTGTAGAAAAGAAATTCCCTCTAAAAGTTAGGATGCAAAGGGATTATGACCACAGCTACTATTTCATTGCATCATTTATAAAAGACCACATCGAGTTTCACGCTGAGAATTTTGAAAAGATTTAA
- a CDS encoding FUSC family protein → MFKSHIVRAAIETFFVAIIAYVAGYNFSSIFHVGTAEVGGLWSVISGVFVMTEGELLTFKSAKLRVRASFVGCLIAALYLYFFTFGVIGFAISVAIGVYLCHVLNIPDHVKTTSITISVVVIISALVSDIGPIENASLRFVESIIGSLSAVLVAVVSIYVLKLEKKK, encoded by the coding sequence TTGTTTAAATCCCATATTGTAAGGGCTGCGATAGAAACTTTTTTTGTAGCCATAATTGCTTATGTCGCGGGCTATAACTTCAGCTCTATATTCCATGTTGGCACTGCAGAAGTAGGAGGGCTGTGGTCAGTAATTTCCGGTGTATTTGTAATGACAGAGGGAGAGTTGCTTACATTTAAATCTGCTAAATTGAGAGTACGCGCATCTTTTGTGGGCTGCCTTATTGCGGCGCTTTATCTGTATTTTTTCACTTTCGGAGTAATTGGATTTGCCATAAGTGTTGCCATAGGCGTTTATCTGTGCCATGTGCTCAACATCCCAGATCATGTAAAAACCACCAGCATTACAATATCGGTAGTTGTTATTATCTCAGCACTGGTGAGCGATATCGGTCCTATTGAGAATGCGAGTCTAAGGTTTGTCGAGTCAATCATAGGTTCACTATCAGCGGTATTAGTTGCGGTCGTTAGTATATATGTACTTAAGCTTGAGAAGAAAAAATAA